A stretch of Thermoleophilia bacterium DNA encodes these proteins:
- a CDS encoding DUF3891 family protein, with the protein MCCRASEPGGHCRRGGVRGSAAGGMIVTRTPDGLRVTMQVAHQAQCGRLAAAWGNADVRRPEPWDPVACAAEWHDEGWRMWERVPGVTPGGAPRGFSEMGHLEHVAIHRRSVAACERYGDAVTLLVGMHGAGLVMHRMGLDGEMPTLSERPAVVRSLFTDSAHAMRAARGRMGEGRAVGAWAWAAYRVLQALDLLSLYLTWRGLEGGESWTLRRVPRLVGDEAGVSISVTRCDDLICTLDPWPFTLDVVDAPVECCVIPDRRYASGDDLRDALMGATPQVIPYRIVRV; encoded by the coding sequence ATGTGCTGCCGCGCTTCGGAACCGGGCGGGCATTGTCGGCGCGGCGGCGTTCGCGGATCGGCAGCGGGTGGCATGATCGTTACGCGCACGCCGGATGGCCTGCGCGTAACCATGCAGGTGGCCCATCAGGCCCAGTGCGGTCGTCTCGCCGCGGCCTGGGGAAACGCGGACGTCAGGCGCCCCGAGCCGTGGGATCCGGTCGCGTGCGCGGCCGAATGGCACGACGAGGGCTGGCGGATGTGGGAGCGGGTACCCGGTGTCACTCCCGGTGGTGCACCACGCGGCTTCTCGGAGATGGGCCATCTGGAACACGTGGCCATTCACCGACGGAGCGTGGCGGCGTGCGAGCGGTACGGCGATGCCGTCACGCTGCTCGTGGGCATGCACGGCGCCGGGCTCGTGATGCACCGCATGGGCCTCGACGGCGAGATGCCAACCTTGTCGGAGCGTCCGGCCGTCGTGCGGTCGCTGTTCACCGACAGCGCCCACGCCATGCGGGCCGCACGCGGTCGCATGGGGGAGGGGCGTGCGGTCGGCGCATGGGCATGGGCCGCTTACCGCGTGCTCCAGGCGCTCGACCTCCTCAGCCTCTACCTCACGTGGAGGGGTCTCGAGGGCGGGGAGTCATGGACCCTCAGGCGCGTTCCCCGCCTCGTGGGCGACGAGGCGGGGGTCTCCATCTCCGTGACTCGGTGCGACGACCTCATCTGCACTCTGGATCCGTGGCCGTTCACCCTCGATGTGGTGGACGCCCCGGTGGAGTGCTGCGTTATCCCCGACCGCCGTTACGCGAGTGGGGACGACCTGCGGGATGCCCTGATGGGTGCCACCCCCCAGGTGATTCCATATCGGATCGTGCGGGTCTAG
- a CDS encoding dodecin domain-containing protein, which yields MSTDSVYKVIEIVGTSADSWEDAALIAVETASATLRDLRVAEVVKQDLTIKDGTIDRYRVRLLISFKYEH from the coding sequence ATGTCCACTGACAGCGTCTACAAGGTCATCGAGATCGTGGGCACCAGCGCCGACTCGTGGGAGGACGCCGCACTAATTGCCGTGGAGACCGCCTCCGCCACCCTGCGCGACCTCCGCGTGGCCGAGGTGGTGAAGCAGGACCTCACAATCAAGGACGGCACGATCGACCGCTACCGCGTGCGCCTGCTCATCAGTTTCAAGTACGAGCACTAG
- a CDS encoding DUF429 domain-containing protein, with protein MKSCLPVSHHYPRAMQALGIHLVQDRRRDQAPGRSAVAAIGPDGALLGVHMCATDDQIRSAIGSDPALILVDAPLVVPTVRGQRDAEHVLAWLDIPAFPVSGPRMETVYGGARGIDLVTLLAGLGHVMAEALPDQVLRQLMWETDHPLGSTPLGLATYRAAWLAVRPPAFRPRGGRAKHDGLAPARAILADAADLTAWPVARREGDLAALDEAAAIDAVALAMLAHRCLEGPGDSWALIGDAARGRVILAAGPDLIDRAGVNITRLTDEGSISIPREVAGTDVGPPQSW; from the coding sequence ATGAAATCGTGCTTACCAGTGAGCCATCACTACCCTCGCGCTATGCAAGCGCTCGGAATCCACCTCGTGCAGGACCGACGGCGCGACCAAGCACCAGGACGCTCAGCAGTCGCCGCGATCGGTCCGGATGGAGCCCTGCTCGGCGTACACATGTGCGCGACCGATGATCAGATTCGTTCCGCCATCGGGTCGGACCCGGCCCTCATCCTCGTGGATGCTCCGCTCGTCGTTCCCACTGTGCGTGGCCAACGCGATGCCGAGCACGTGCTCGCGTGGCTCGACATTCCCGCGTTTCCGGTGTCTGGACCCCGCATGGAAACCGTGTACGGCGGCGCACGTGGGATTGACCTCGTCACACTGCTTGCCGGCCTCGGGCATGTGATGGCCGAGGCCCTACCGGATCAGGTGCTGCGGCAGCTGATGTGGGAGACGGATCACCCCCTCGGGAGCACACCGCTCGGGCTGGCCACCTACCGCGCGGCGTGGCTGGCCGTACGCCCACCGGCGTTCCGACCGCGCGGCGGTCGTGCGAAACACGACGGCCTCGCCCCCGCCCGCGCCATCTTGGCCGATGCCGCCGATCTCACTGCGTGGCCCGTGGCCCGGCGCGAGGGCGATCTGGCCGCGCTCGACGAGGCCGCCGCCATCGACGCGGTTGCCCTTGCCATGCTCGCGCACCGGTGCCTCGAGGGCCCGGGAGATTCCTGGGCACTGATCGGAGACGCCGCTCGCGGTCGTGTCATTCTCGCCGCCGGACCCGATCTCATCGATCGAGCAGGGGTGAACATCACGCGCCTTACGGACGAGGGGAGCATTAGCATCCCCCGAGAGGTTGCGGGAACCGATGTCGGCCCGCCACAATCCTGGTGA
- a CDS encoding tetratricopeptide repeat protein codes for MGGEASKGGKVIYVRRSALMALFLAAVSLTLPTWAIGQTTTGPAPGTPTAPTPTVRVNTGPPEITALRLRTTITAQQGHARFMVGLKSKTPVTVTVKITSVKTKSVVRTVRSTAHHPQGPIWFLVQAVNEDGYQLPTGKYTVVVSAKDRKGRTPTDLKGAFTLTLTPPRGRLDGYTVPNLPAIARQLMIAPGGQLVTALAPKGALVTAGLRRGDVITALNGLDVTSLGQWVAALKALPADTPVTVAYRRGAEVRSGTIVVPADWNPTPDYAKVFRVLITRNPMTLGYLVASTRDRLDAGDPDQAQTQFDAWPPARAKTAVGQMVQGEILLAKADLPGALAAYTRATTTDPTLAPALLGRGLVLSRLDRTAEAVPVFQAAVAMDPGSAIAQAFLAYALIATAQYDLAITAATQATALDPKYEDGPIALGIAFIAIGQKAHGVANLKKGFLLLADQKRADQLILENVEPNA; via the coding sequence ATGGGTGGCGAGGCTAGCAAGGGTGGTAAGGTCATTTACGTGCGCCGATCGGCCCTCATGGCTCTCTTTCTCGCTGCTGTTTCGTTGACCCTGCCCACGTGGGCGATCGGGCAGACGACGACCGGACCCGCCCCCGGGACCCCCACGGCTCCCACCCCGACGGTGCGCGTCAACACCGGTCCCCCGGAGATCACCGCGCTCCGACTGCGCACGACCATCACCGCGCAGCAGGGCCACGCCCGCTTCATGGTGGGCCTCAAGTCGAAAACGCCGGTCACCGTGACGGTGAAGATCACCTCGGTGAAGACCAAGAGCGTCGTCCGCACCGTCCGGAGCACCGCACACCATCCGCAGGGTCCCATCTGGTTCTTGGTCCAGGCCGTGAACGAGGACGGATACCAGTTGCCCACCGGCAAGTACACGGTCGTTGTGAGTGCCAAGGATCGCAAGGGTCGCACCCCGACGGACCTGAAGGGCGCGTTCACCCTCACCCTCACCCCACCCCGTGGGCGCCTGGACGGCTACACCGTGCCCAATCTGCCCGCCATCGCGCGGCAGCTCATGATCGCGCCGGGTGGCCAACTCGTTACGGCACTCGCCCCCAAGGGCGCGCTGGTGACCGCCGGTCTTCGCCGTGGTGACGTCATCACCGCGCTGAACGGTCTCGACGTGACGTCCCTTGGTCAGTGGGTGGCCGCCCTCAAAGCACTCCCCGCCGACACTCCGGTGACCGTGGCATACCGACGTGGCGCAGAGGTACGCAGCGGCACCATCGTGGTCCCCGCCGACTGGAACCCCACGCCCGACTACGCGAAAGTTTTCCGGGTTCTCATCACGCGGAACCCGATGACCCTCGGCTATCTCGTCGCCAGCACGCGCGACCGCCTTGATGCCGGTGACCCCGACCAGGCGCAGACACAGTTCGACGCGTGGCCCCCGGCTCGTGCGAAGACCGCTGTCGGCCAGATGGTGCAGGGCGAGATCCTGCTCGCGAAGGCTGACCTCCCGGGTGCGCTCGCGGCCTACACACGCGCCACCACGACCGACCCGACCCTCGCGCCGGCGTTACTGGGCCGGGGCCTCGTGCTATCCCGCCTCGACCGCACGGCCGAGGCCGTCCCGGTCTTCCAAGCCGCGGTGGCCATGGACCCGGGGAGCGCCATCGCCCAGGCCTTCCTCGCCTACGCCTTGATCGCAACCGCGCAGTACGACCTCGCGATCACGGCAGCCACTCAGGCCACCGCCCTCGACCCGAAGTACGAGGACGGACCGATCGCCCTCGGCATCGCGTTCATCGCGATCGGCCAGAAGGCACACGGCGTCGCCAATCTGAAGAAGGGCTTCCTGCTCCTCGCCGATCAGAAGCGCGCTGACCAGCTGATCCTTGAGAACGTCGAGCCAAACGCCTGA